The DNA segment ATCACAAGCCGCCGCACCGTCGTAGTCGGTTACCGGCTCATCGTTAAAGAACAGTGTGAACATGCCGCCCATGCGATTGATCGTGTGCGGTATGGATTTGGCCGTGAGAATTTCGTCAATCCCGTCCGCCAGTTTCCTGCCCGAATCGCCCAACTTCTTGTATGGCTTTTCCGCCTTTAGCGCCTGCAGCGTAGCCAGCCCCGCCGACACGCAAACCGGATTGCCCGACAGCGTACCCGCCTGGTAGATCGTCCCGTCCGGTGAAAGATTGTCCATCACAGCAGCCGGTCCGCCAACGGCGCCAACCGGGAAACCGCCGCCGATGATCTTGCCCATGCACGTCAGGTCAGGCTGGACCTTGAGCATTTTCTGTACGCCGCTGAACGTAAACCTAAAGCCCGTGATGACCTCGTCGAATATCAGCATCGACTTGTTTTTGCTGCAAAGCGTACGCAGCCCTTCCAGAAAACCCTCCGCTGGCGGTATCGTCCCCATATTCCCAGCGATCGGCTCTATGATCACTGCCGCAATATTCTTGCCCTGTTTCTTGAACAGTTCCTTTGCAGCATCCAGATCATTGTATGGCAGCAGCAGAGTGTTCTTCGCAAAGTCGTCCGGCACGCCCGGGCTCGACGGCGACCCGAATGTTGCAAGCCCCGAACCCGCGCTAACCAGCATATGGTCGACGTGGCCGTGATAGCATCCGATGAACTTCACGATGATGTCCCTGTCCGTGGTCCCGCGAGCCAGCCGAACCGCTGTCATAACCGCCTCGGTCCCGGAGCTGACCAGCCGCACCTTGTCGATCGACGGCACAGCAGTTGCGATCGTCTTTGCAAGCTGCGTCTCTATTTCCGTCGGTATGCCGAAGCTCGTGCCCTTGCCGAGCGTCTTTCGAACAGCATCCAGAACAGGCTTGTACGCGTGTCCGAGTATCATCGGCCCCCACGACAGACAGTAATCAATAAACCGGTTGCCGTCCGCATCATACAGGTATGGGCCCTTCGCCTTGTCGATGAATATCGGCTGTCCACCCACAGCGTTCAAAGCCCGCACCGGGCTGTTAACTCCGCCGGGGATGTATTTCTGTGCATTTCGAAAAAGACGTTTGCTCGTTGTCAGCTTCATATCGCTCCTTTCAAATTAGCGTCTCTGTCTTTCTGGTATGATCTCGATGTCCATGCCGAATTGTTCCGCCACCTGCTGTGTAGGCCGGCCAAGACATATGCCCCGCACATTCTCAGGCAGCTCACCGAACTTGTTAACGAACGCTCTCACCGTCGAGCCGCTTGTGAACAGCACCTTATCGATATAGTCAAAGTCCACCTCACCCGGATCGATCTCCACTGTGCGGTACATCGCGACCTTGTCCACCTTCGCGCCCATCTCCTCCAGCCCATCCGGCAGCTCCGCAGAAGAGACCTCCGCCTGAGGCAGCAGCACTTTCTTTCCTGCCATATCCAGCTTAGCAAACCCCTCCAGCAGTCCTTGACTTGCTTGCAGATCGGGTACAATATCCGCACTGATGCCGAACTCC comes from the Anaerohalosphaera lusitana genome and includes:
- the hemL gene encoding glutamate-1-semialdehyde 2,1-aminomutase, with the translated sequence MTTSKRLFRNAQKYIPGGVNSPVRALNAVGGQPIFIDKAKGPYLYDADGNRFIDYCLSWGPMILGHAYKPVLDAVRKTLGKGTSFGIPTEIETQLAKTIATAVPSIDKVRLVSSGTEAVMTAVRLARGTTDRDIIVKFIGCYHGHVDHMLVSAGSGLATFGSPSSPGVPDDFAKNTLLLPYNDLDAAKELFKKQGKNIAAVIIEPIAGNMGTIPPAEGFLEGLRTLCSKNKSMLIFDEVITGFRFTFSGVQKMLKVQPDLTCMGKIIGGGFPVGAVGGPAAVMDNLSPDGTIYQAGTLSGNPVCVSAGLATLQALKAEKPYKKLGDSGRKLADGIDEILTAKSIPHTINRMGGMFTLFFNDEPVTDYDGAAACDTKMYAKYFQHMTANGIYVPPSQFEANFLSTTHTDRHIEQTLKAVRSFEPK